From Etheostoma cragini isolate CJK2018 chromosome 1, CSU_Ecrag_1.0, whole genome shotgun sequence, a single genomic window includes:
- the LOC117946858 gene encoding EMILIN-1-like isoform X2, which produces MRQLEERIRSLTKNLQDLQSTMNEHLQQETTKPAASGGGRNPADAAQETIDIIQTKLDQLDNRTQAHDKTLVSINNHLGNGQGKDMDGGLPGEGLSGGRLNSLKEEILRELESRVSLSCSSCQAGVEDLQRQQQQDKEKIQALEKQLNDMDVRYRQNLDGLRQEVVGLQGCCGTIYDLRKRITDAERKISSASENFDVLQNRLDKELKNNVNVGFAGGGRTVGGGRGVVVTADRLDNRLKDLEWLVNNTLQQTEQSCLHLENHLKDYFHRELGDLRTVFLDRFDDQAFRIADAELDVGLVKERVSDQDRRLSKLENNTSLINQRLKGCICVGTERDLNDGGGSTGGSKGGATGGSTGGSTGGFTGGSTGGSKGGSAGGSTGRFTSGSTGGSAGESTEGPTGGSKGGSTGGSTGGSTRGSTGGRLSGTGGESTTEKSLEWRVIANEDRIQHFNTELKDLSVSGDSLHDKVVNLSHDVRKIKALTGDHGEHFNRIVTEVELLGQDCDLCRKVEDELQRLKNQSHDTLGRMQSQINRLQIRLDLGGEGCFNTCSQLEEEVHLLRDDVRRCTAQCGGSGSVGVTSGPGLDAERPLDGHSVIGGSINNNQLKTLQGQLSEVILTFSSINDTLKEFEHTVQKHGSVITDLGNTKDKIISELDKIQQDLSEHMEESGSRLDAMDQDVRRFQSTVLVEIGDCRRSGDGLEKRLSKLEGVCGRLEGVSDSILKIKEGLNRHVASLWLCVSGLNESVIHHGGIMDFIQKNQDDVYSRMKNLNSSVNQFLRELHGSSVNGVSGVPGPPGPAGPPGPRGETGYNGPPGRQGATGARGLPGPKGEPGVSGVDAHVPRLSFSAALTVPMDRAGTILFDKVFVNEGDFYDRRTGIFTAPVDGRYFFSAILTGHKNEKIEAVLSKSNYGMARVDSGGYQPEGLENNPVAEAKVTPGSLAVFNIILPLQTRDTVCIDLVMGKLAHSVEPLTIFNGMLLYEDM; this is translated from the exons gcCCATGATAAAACCCTGGTCAGCATTAACAACCACCTGGGGAACGGGCAGGGGAAAGACATGGATGGGGGTCTGCCTGGAGAAGGACTGAGCGGCGGGAGGCTGAACTCGCTAAAGGAGGAGATCCTGAGGGAGTTAGAGAGCCGGGTATCACTGTCCTGCTCTTCCTGTCAG GCCGGTGTGGAGGATCTGCAACGGCAGCAACAGCAGGACAAAGAGAAGATTCAAGCTCTGGAGAAGCAGCTAAATGACATGGACGTCCGGTACCGTCAGAACCTCGATGGACTGCGTCAGGAGGTGGTGGGCTTGCAAGGATGCTGTGGCACCATCTACGATCTACGAAAACGCATCACGGACGCAGAACGCAAGATCAGCTCTGCCTCAGAAAACTTTGATGTTTTGCAGAACCGTCTGGACAAGGAACTCAAAAACAACGTGAACGTTGGCTTCGCTGGAGGAGGGAGAACtgtgggaggggggaggggtgttGTGGTGACGGCGGACAGACTGGACAATCGTTTGAAGGACCTGGAATGGCTGGTGAACAACACCTTGCAGCAGACAGAGCAGAGCTGCTTGCACCTAGAGAACCACTTGAAAGACTATTTCCACAGAGAACTGGGGGACCTGCGGACAGTATTCCTGGATCGCTTTGATGACCAAGCCTTTAGGATTGCAGACGCAGAGTTGGACGTGGGACTGGTGAAGGAAAGAGTGAGTGACCAAGACAGGAGGCTGTCTAAGCTGGAAAACAACACTTCACTCATCAACCAGAGACTCAAAGGCTGCATCTGCGTAGGGACTGAAAGAGACCTAAACGATGGAGGAGGGTCTACAGGAGGATCCAAAGGTGGAGCCACAGGAGGGTCTACAGGCGGGTCTACAGGAGGATTTACAGGGGGATCTACAGGAGGATCCAAAGGAGGATCTGCAGGAGGGTCTACAGGCCGGTTTACAAGTGGGTCTACAGGAGGGTCTGCAGGAGAGTCTACAGAAGGACCTACAGGGGGGTCTAAAGGAGGGTCTACAGGTGGGTCTACAGGAGGGTCTACACGCGGGTCTACAGGTGGAAGATTATCTGGGACTGGAGGAGAAAGTACAACAGAGAAATCATTGGAGTGGAGAGTGATTGCCAATGAGGATCGCATTCAACACTTTAACACTGAACTGAAAGATCTGTCAGTGTCTGGAGACTCTCTGCACGACAAG GTTGTGAACCTCAGCCATGACGTCCGTAAGATCAAAGCTCTGACCGGGGATCACGGCGAACACTTTAACCGAATTGTTACCGAGGTGGAGCTCCTGGGTCAGGACTGCGATTTGTGCAGGAAGGTGGAAGACGAACTGCAGAGGCTAAAAAATCAATCCCATGATACACTGGGGCGCATGCAGAGCCAAATCAACAGACTCCAGATCAGACTGGACCTAGGAGGAGAAGGGTGCTTCAACACATGTTcacagctggaggaggaagtCCACCTGCTACGAGACGATGTCAGGAGATGCACCGCCCAAT GCGGTGGTTCTGGCAGCGTTGGTGTTACCAGTGGACCTGGGCTGGATGCTGAGAGGCCTTTAGATGGTCACAGTGTGATCGGAGGCTCCATCAACAACAACCAGCTGAAGACGCTGCAGGGTCAACTCTCCGAGGTCATCCTCACCTTCAGCTCCATCAACGACACCCTGAAGGAGTTCGAACACACGGTGCAGAAACACGGAAGCGTCATCACCGACCTTG GAAACACAAAGGACAAGATCATCTCTGAGCTGGACAAGATCCAGCAAGATTTGTCAGAGCACATGGAGGAGAGCGGCAGCCGCCTGGACGCCATGGACCAGGATGTCCGGCGGTTCCAGAGCACAGTCCTAGTGGAGATCGGAGACTGTAGGAGGTCTGGAGACGGGCTGGAGAAGAGGCTTTCCAAATTAGAGGGAGTCTGTGGGAGGCTGGAAGGTGTCTCGGACTCCATCCTCAAGATCAAGGAAG GACTGAACCGGCACGTGGCAAGTCTGTGGCTTTGTGTTTCTGGTCTGAATGAGTCGGTTATCCATCACGGAGGAATCATGGACTTCATTCAGAAGAACCAGGATGATGTCTACAGCAGAATGAAGAACCTGAACTCAAGTGTGAACCAGTTCCTCAGAGAACTGCACGGTTCGTCTGTGAATGGTGTGTCCG GCGTGCCTGGACCTCCGGGACCTGCGGGACCCCCGGGACCCCGAGGAGAGACAGGTTATAACGGGCCTCCTGGACGGCAAGGTGCAACTGGAGCCCGAGGTCTGCCCG gtcCCAAAGGTGAACCAG gtgTGTCTGGTGTCGATGCTCATGTACCGCGACTGTCGTTCTCGGCTGCGCTCACTGTTCCCATGGACAGAGCTGGAACCATCCTCTTTGACAAGGTCTTTGTCAATGAAGGAGACTTCTATGACCGGAGAACAG GTATCTTCACCGCCCCCGTTGATGGACGGTATTTCTTTAGTGCCATCCTGACGGGTCATAAGAACGAGAAGATCGAGGCGGTTCTATCAAAGTCAAACTACGGCATGGCCCGGGTGGACTCTGGAGGCTACCAGCCTGAAGGCTTGGAGAACAACCCTGTGGCCGAGGCTAAAGTCACTCCTGGATCTCTGGCCGTGTTCAACATCATCCTGCCTCTGCAGACCCGGGACACGGTCTGCATCGACCTGGTGATGGGGAAACTGGCGCACTCTGTGGAGCCGCTCACCATCTTCAATGGCATGCTGCTGTATGAAGACATGTGA
- the LOC117946858 gene encoding EMILIN-1-like isoform X1, translating into MRQLEERIRSLTKNLQDLQSTMNEHLQQETTKPAASGGGRNPADAAQETIDIIQTKLDQLDNRTQAHDKTLVSINNHLGNGQGKDMDGGLPGEGLSGGRLNSLKEEILRELESRVSLSCSSCQAGVEDLQRQQQQDKEKIQALEKQLNDMDVRYRQNLDGLRQEVVGLQGCCGTIYDLRKRITDAERKISSASENFDVLQNRLDKELKNNVNVGFAGGGRTVGGGRGVVVTADRLDNRLKDLEWLVNNTLQQTEQSCLHLENHLKDYFHRELGDLRTVFLDRFDDQAFRIADAELDVGLVKERVSDQDRRLSKLENNTSLINQRLKGCICVGTERDLNDGGGSTGGSKGGATGGSTGGSTGGFTGGSTGGSKGGSAGGSTGRFTSGSTGGSAGESTEGPTGGSKGGSTGGSTGGSTRGSTGGRLSGTGGESTTEKSLEWRVIANEDRIQHFNTELKDLSVSGDSLHDKVVNLSHDVRKIKALTGDHGEHFNRIVTEVELLGQDCDLCRKVEDELQRLKNQSHDTLGRMQSQINRLQIRLDLGGEGCFNTCSQLEEEVHLLRDDVRRCTAQCKTSSGTPTGGGSGSVGVTSGPGLDAERPLDGHSVIGGSINNNQLKTLQGQLSEVILTFSSINDTLKEFEHTVQKHGSVITDLGNTKDKIISELDKIQQDLSEHMEESGSRLDAMDQDVRRFQSTVLVEIGDCRRSGDGLEKRLSKLEGVCGRLEGVSDSILKIKEGLNRHVASLWLCVSGLNESVIHHGGIMDFIQKNQDDVYSRMKNLNSSVNQFLRELHGSSVNGVSGVPGPPGPAGPPGPRGETGYNGPPGRQGATGARGLPGPKGEPGVSGVDAHVPRLSFSAALTVPMDRAGTILFDKVFVNEGDFYDRRTGIFTAPVDGRYFFSAILTGHKNEKIEAVLSKSNYGMARVDSGGYQPEGLENNPVAEAKVTPGSLAVFNIILPLQTRDTVCIDLVMGKLAHSVEPLTIFNGMLLYEDM; encoded by the exons gcCCATGATAAAACCCTGGTCAGCATTAACAACCACCTGGGGAACGGGCAGGGGAAAGACATGGATGGGGGTCTGCCTGGAGAAGGACTGAGCGGCGGGAGGCTGAACTCGCTAAAGGAGGAGATCCTGAGGGAGTTAGAGAGCCGGGTATCACTGTCCTGCTCTTCCTGTCAG GCCGGTGTGGAGGATCTGCAACGGCAGCAACAGCAGGACAAAGAGAAGATTCAAGCTCTGGAGAAGCAGCTAAATGACATGGACGTCCGGTACCGTCAGAACCTCGATGGACTGCGTCAGGAGGTGGTGGGCTTGCAAGGATGCTGTGGCACCATCTACGATCTACGAAAACGCATCACGGACGCAGAACGCAAGATCAGCTCTGCCTCAGAAAACTTTGATGTTTTGCAGAACCGTCTGGACAAGGAACTCAAAAACAACGTGAACGTTGGCTTCGCTGGAGGAGGGAGAACtgtgggaggggggaggggtgttGTGGTGACGGCGGACAGACTGGACAATCGTTTGAAGGACCTGGAATGGCTGGTGAACAACACCTTGCAGCAGACAGAGCAGAGCTGCTTGCACCTAGAGAACCACTTGAAAGACTATTTCCACAGAGAACTGGGGGACCTGCGGACAGTATTCCTGGATCGCTTTGATGACCAAGCCTTTAGGATTGCAGACGCAGAGTTGGACGTGGGACTGGTGAAGGAAAGAGTGAGTGACCAAGACAGGAGGCTGTCTAAGCTGGAAAACAACACTTCACTCATCAACCAGAGACTCAAAGGCTGCATCTGCGTAGGGACTGAAAGAGACCTAAACGATGGAGGAGGGTCTACAGGAGGATCCAAAGGTGGAGCCACAGGAGGGTCTACAGGCGGGTCTACAGGAGGATTTACAGGGGGATCTACAGGAGGATCCAAAGGAGGATCTGCAGGAGGGTCTACAGGCCGGTTTACAAGTGGGTCTACAGGAGGGTCTGCAGGAGAGTCTACAGAAGGACCTACAGGGGGGTCTAAAGGAGGGTCTACAGGTGGGTCTACAGGAGGGTCTACACGCGGGTCTACAGGTGGAAGATTATCTGGGACTGGAGGAGAAAGTACAACAGAGAAATCATTGGAGTGGAGAGTGATTGCCAATGAGGATCGCATTCAACACTTTAACACTGAACTGAAAGATCTGTCAGTGTCTGGAGACTCTCTGCACGACAAG GTTGTGAACCTCAGCCATGACGTCCGTAAGATCAAAGCTCTGACCGGGGATCACGGCGAACACTTTAACCGAATTGTTACCGAGGTGGAGCTCCTGGGTCAGGACTGCGATTTGTGCAGGAAGGTGGAAGACGAACTGCAGAGGCTAAAAAATCAATCCCATGATACACTGGGGCGCATGCAGAGCCAAATCAACAGACTCCAGATCAGACTGGACCTAGGAGGAGAAGGGTGCTTCAACACATGTTcacagctggaggaggaagtCCACCTGCTACGAGACGATGTCAGGAGATGCACCGCCCAATGTAAGACCAGCTCGGGCACGCCTACAG GCGGTGGTTCTGGCAGCGTTGGTGTTACCAGTGGACCTGGGCTGGATGCTGAGAGGCCTTTAGATGGTCACAGTGTGATCGGAGGCTCCATCAACAACAACCAGCTGAAGACGCTGCAGGGTCAACTCTCCGAGGTCATCCTCACCTTCAGCTCCATCAACGACACCCTGAAGGAGTTCGAACACACGGTGCAGAAACACGGAAGCGTCATCACCGACCTTG GAAACACAAAGGACAAGATCATCTCTGAGCTGGACAAGATCCAGCAAGATTTGTCAGAGCACATGGAGGAGAGCGGCAGCCGCCTGGACGCCATGGACCAGGATGTCCGGCGGTTCCAGAGCACAGTCCTAGTGGAGATCGGAGACTGTAGGAGGTCTGGAGACGGGCTGGAGAAGAGGCTTTCCAAATTAGAGGGAGTCTGTGGGAGGCTGGAAGGTGTCTCGGACTCCATCCTCAAGATCAAGGAAG GACTGAACCGGCACGTGGCAAGTCTGTGGCTTTGTGTTTCTGGTCTGAATGAGTCGGTTATCCATCACGGAGGAATCATGGACTTCATTCAGAAGAACCAGGATGATGTCTACAGCAGAATGAAGAACCTGAACTCAAGTGTGAACCAGTTCCTCAGAGAACTGCACGGTTCGTCTGTGAATGGTGTGTCCG GCGTGCCTGGACCTCCGGGACCTGCGGGACCCCCGGGACCCCGAGGAGAGACAGGTTATAACGGGCCTCCTGGACGGCAAGGTGCAACTGGAGCCCGAGGTCTGCCCG gtcCCAAAGGTGAACCAG gtgTGTCTGGTGTCGATGCTCATGTACCGCGACTGTCGTTCTCGGCTGCGCTCACTGTTCCCATGGACAGAGCTGGAACCATCCTCTTTGACAAGGTCTTTGTCAATGAAGGAGACTTCTATGACCGGAGAACAG GTATCTTCACCGCCCCCGTTGATGGACGGTATTTCTTTAGTGCCATCCTGACGGGTCATAAGAACGAGAAGATCGAGGCGGTTCTATCAAAGTCAAACTACGGCATGGCCCGGGTGGACTCTGGAGGCTACCAGCCTGAAGGCTTGGAGAACAACCCTGTGGCCGAGGCTAAAGTCACTCCTGGATCTCTGGCCGTGTTCAACATCATCCTGCCTCTGCAGACCCGGGACACGGTCTGCATCGACCTGGTGATGGGGAAACTGGCGCACTCTGTGGAGCCGCTCACCATCTTCAATGGCATGCTGCTGTATGAAGACATGTGA